One genomic region from Eptesicus fuscus isolate TK198812 chromosome 18, DD_ASM_mEF_20220401, whole genome shotgun sequence encodes:
- the LOC114227427 gene encoding small nuclear ribonucleoprotein G-like — protein MSKAHPPKLKKIYMDKKLSLKLSGGRHIQGILRGFDPFRNLVIDECVEMATGGQQNNIGMVVIRGNSVIVLEALE, from the coding sequence ATGAGCAAAGCTCACCctcccaagttaaaaaaaatatatatggacaaGAAGTTATCATTGAAATTAAGTGGTGGCAGACATATCCAAGGAATATTGCGGGGATTTGATCCCTTTAGGAATCTTGTGATAGATGAATGTGTGGAGATGGCAACTGGTGGGCAACAGAACAATATTGGAATGGTGGTAATACGAGGAAATAGTGTCATCGTGTTAGAAGCCTTGGAATGA